In Deltaproteobacteria bacterium, the genomic stretch AACCACCGTACGGGAATAGCCGGGCGCGTTGTGACACAGCCGGCACATTTCATGATAATTTTTGAAACCCCCATCGAGGAGTCTCGGGTCCTTCAGCGGAGGGATGGTAATTCCTTTGCTGTGGGCCGAGATTGATCGTTCCCGAACCAGAGAGAAAACCTCATGGGTGATCTTCCAATGGGGAACATTGGCCGCAATATTGTAGGTGCCGGACCACACAAAAACCGCTGCCCCGATGACTACCAGGCAAAGGAGTGCAAGCAAAATTACCAATACTTTCATGGTTTCACCTCCTTTTTGGACGCAGACGAACGCAGATTGACAGGATATTAAATATAAAAGAATAGCTATCTGCGGGTATCAGCGAAAATCTGCGTCCTAATTAA encodes the following:
- a CDS encoding cytochrome c; this encodes MKVLVILLALLCLVVIGAAVFVWSGTYNIAANVPHWKITHEVFSLVRERSISAHSKGITIPPLKDPRLLDGGFKNYHEMCRLCHNAPGYSRTVVAQGLYPAPPDFTSKDRKTRSKAEVYWIVKNGIKMTGMAAFGATHSEEEILGLVFFVQPLRDMTPKEYAAMVKAAGLQKREGHHH